One Salarias fasciatus chromosome 9, fSalaFa1.1, whole genome shotgun sequence DNA segment encodes these proteins:
- the LOC115393948 gene encoding uncharacterized protein LOC115393948 isoform X1 — protein MWVKRRTEQSLWTGKRRQLLLQSPDKTNFFGESSSSTEPTTHSRFEEEEEEDFNLTRDDFDELDRLDNQTRNLTSTASEAPGPSNTGRQNLTRNRSIITDSLQELSSLRTRVFPPNREDTPGTSGSAVRARFSRALSRFDDIDHTQVSGDLNNLCTSDLLFAPGRVETAVNTSEVVDLTGPTQTEPPTTIQELRALVPRTPSPPIADHDPETVSEPEADPGHDSETDDDLRGPAEVPPPPPPHQDGADIHYVNDFFVRDTELGDDRTLLGIVRNAAFDTALRKAKAVAADVLNWSFMRGGIAYLQYGDLQRLMDERLEQALSC, from the exons atgtgggtgaagaggaggacagagcagagtctgtggacagggaagagacgccagctgctcctgcagagtccag aCAAGACTAATTTCTTCGgtgaatcatcatcatccacagAGCCGACGACCCATTCTCGAT ttgaagaagaagaagaagaagactttaACCTGACCCGGGATGATTTTG ATGAGCTGGACAGGCTCGATAATCAGACTCGAAATCTGACCTCGACAGCCAGTGAAGCCCCAGGACCTTCAAACACAGGCCGTCAGAATCTGACAAGAAATAGGTCAATTATCACGGATTCTCTACAAGAGTTATCCTCTCTCCGTACcaggg tttttcctcCAAATCGAGAAGACACTCCAGGgacttctggttctgcagtaaGAGCTCGCTTTTCCCGGG CTCTGAGCCGTTTCGACGACATTGATCACACTCAAGTCTCGGGAGACCTCAACAACCTCTGTACTTCcg ATCTCCTGTTCGCACCTGGTCGAGTAGAAACCGCTGTCAATACAAGCGAGGTGGTCGATCTCActg GGCCTACGCAGACCGAGCCTCCTACTACAATCCAGGAGCTCAGAG ctctCGTTCCAAGAACACCATCTCCACCGATCGCTGATCACGACCCCGAAACTGTGTCTGAGCCTGAGGCTGATCCTGGACATGACAGCGAGACTGACGATGATCTGAGGG gccCGGCTGaggtaccaccaccaccaccaccacatcaGGATGGTGCGGACATCCACTATGTGAATG atttttttgttcgaGATACGGAGTTGGGAGACGACCGGACTCTTCTCGGCATCGTTAGAAATGCTGCTTTCGACACAGCGCTTCGGAAGGCCAAAGCAGTTGCTGCCGACGTTCTGAACTGGAGCTTCATGCGCGGTGGGATAGCATATCTTCAGTACGGTGATCTGCAACGGCTCATGGATGAGCGCTTAGAGCAAGCCTtgtcctgttaa
- the LOC115393948 gene encoding uncharacterized protein LOC115393948 isoform X2, whose protein sequence is MSDVGEEEDRAESVDREETPAAPAESSQEEEQEDFQAFSPSLLSCSQNPNISAYGPSSVLNEDELTCDCPHALSHEEAVSSSSSSSSLSPCSHPTTGFNNEELACNCDFETLHQRSLVQAGKAAPVQAEEGEEEAAPVLVKPGGGAGPTSPSAGESGEDDVDGWISAGLIGTVKLGLLHLLNLVIGRYQKETCYGCRTNHPSQKHHPCLDVETDGYFSEHYDRLMARLFTPKLFPSIQKLLILRKIRSDEERIRAIVETLIFEVKSVRRVAELICDFYDSDVGQSVTTDQLSAVSDCWKSE, encoded by the exons atgagtgatgtgggtgaagaggaggacagagcagagtctgtggacagggaagagacgccagctgctcctgcagagtccag ccaggaagaagaacaagaagacttTCAAGCGTTTTCTCCATCATTGTTATCATGCTCTCAGAACCCGAATATTTCTGCATACGGACCATCCTCTGTCCTGAACGAGGATGAGCTGACGTGCGACTGTCCTCATGCCCTCAGCCACGAGGAAGctgtttcatcatcatcatcatcatcttcgttGTCTCCCTGTTCTCACCCGACAACCGGCTTCAACAACGAGGAACTGGCCTGCAATTGTGATTTTGAAACTCTTCATCAGCGCAGTCTGGTGCAGGCGGGCAAGGCCGCTCCTGTGcaagcggaggagggggaggaggaggctgccccGGTCTTGGTCAAACCCGGGGGAGGTGCAGGGCCTACATCGCCAAGTGCTGGAGAATCTGGAGAGGATGATGTCGACGGCTGGATCTCAGCTGGTCTGATCGGTACAGTGAAACTGGGTTTGCTTCACCTGCTGAACCTGGTGATAGGCAGATACCAGAAGGAGACCTGTTACGGGTGCAGAACCAATCACCCTAGTCAGAAGCATCATCCGTGTCTTGATGTTGAGACAGATGGCTATTTTTCGGAGCATTACGACCGCTTGATGGCCAGACTTTTCACACCCAAGCTGTTCCCATCCATACAAAAGCTGTTGATCCTCAGGAAAATCCGTTCCGACGAGGAGAGAATCAGAGCGATCGTGGAAACCCTGATCTTTGAGGTCAAATCTGTTCGGAGAGTGGCAGAGCTGATCTGCGACTTTTACGACTCTGATGTCGGACAGTCCGTGACCACTGATCAactctctgctgtgagtgactgctggaagagtgagtga